The Anastrepha ludens isolate Willacy chromosome 2, idAnaLude1.1, whole genome shotgun sequence genome contains a region encoding:
- the LOC128855910 gene encoding uncharacterized protein LOC128855910, whose amino-acid sequence MASRGLSEQNILDAILELESEEEDNLELELCNFDEDSWDSVADPEYQPEPEELNYVEENLIHGIINAEEAEKEEREQTPGSSKRKKQKLIEGRRNERSAAQEIRETEEVITIITPSTNNQSGKDGNFIWSKEPVAALGHIRPGPTANAKNSLCPASCFKPFFFRRHIERDFGLYK is encoded by the coding sequence ATGGCAAGTCGCGGGCTatcagaacaaaatattttggatgcAATACTTGAACTAGAATCTGAGGAAGAAGACAATTTGGAGTTGGAGCTTTGTAACTTTGATGAGGATTCTTGGGACAGTGTTGCAGATCCGGAATATCAACCAGAACCGGAAGAATTAAATTATGTCGAAGAAAATTTGATACACGGAATCATAAATGCAGAAGAAGCTGAAAAGGAAGAAAGGGAGCAAACACCTGGAAGCAGCAAACGTAAAAAACAGAAACTTATTGAGGGGAGAAGAAATGAAAGATCAGCTGCCCAAGAAATTCGTGAAACAGAAGAGGTAATTACAATTATTACACCTAGTACCAACAATcagagcggaaaagatggaaattttatttggagTAAGGAACCTGTTGCTGCGCTAGGTCACATTCGCCCTGGCCCAAcggcaaatgcaaaaaattcgtTGTGTCCTGCCAGCTGCTTcaaaccgtttttttttcgcagacATATTGAAAGAGATTTTGGTTTatacaaataa